In Halapricum desulfuricans, a single window of DNA contains:
- a CDS encoding DUF7139 domain-containing protein, translating into MTSLGEAYERREWGDRDRQRVVAGVGTFLAGVAAIAAAIALVATPLGEALGLTGQYEAREAAGVLAGLGVPAILLSVVAVLPSSRRQGIGVVAGAAVSLVGVGLFVYAYPWMWPPAEPSYAFETTMVYFFGSLLALWSVFSTVASYRVRNDPQGTVRMEVTREGETRTVRVSREQYQQYRQAIRGDGGEQSDVIRELESE; encoded by the coding sequence ATGACCAGTCTCGGGGAGGCCTACGAACGGCGCGAGTGGGGCGACCGGGACCGCCAGCGGGTCGTCGCCGGCGTCGGTACGTTCCTGGCAGGCGTGGCGGCGATCGCCGCTGCGATCGCGCTGGTCGCGACCCCGCTGGGTGAGGCGCTCGGCCTGACGGGGCAGTACGAGGCCCGGGAGGCCGCCGGCGTGCTGGCTGGGCTGGGCGTGCCGGCCATATTGCTCAGCGTGGTCGCTGTCCTCCCTTCGAGTCGCCGGCAGGGGATCGGCGTCGTCGCCGGAGCGGCGGTCTCGCTCGTCGGGGTCGGGCTGTTCGTCTACGCCTATCCCTGGATGTGGCCGCCGGCCGAGCCGTCGTATGCCTTCGAGACGACGATGGTCTACTTCTTCGGGTCGCTACTGGCGCTGTGGTCGGTGTTCTCGACGGTCGCCAGCTATCGCGTCCGCAACGATCCCCAGGGGACGGTCCGGATGGAGGTAACCCGCGAGGGCGAGACCAGGACCGTCCGCGTCTCGCGCGAGCAGTACCAGCAGTATCGGCAGGCGATCCGCGGGGACGGCGGCGAGCAGTCGGACGTGATTCGGGAGCTCGAATCCGAGTAG
- the priL gene encoding DNA primase regulatory subunit PriL, whose product MKPLHARYPFMRAAREAVEAAEIDLATVVQRGGPAVERGLDRVESALEDGTVGEPHRESRVELLSYPIARVLVSIVDEAVLTRSYARAEASSAHDRFTAELASTTQLRSTSADSLTLRELLAEFELLEHVRPESGQLSEADRYRIDVGPYLDLAAGQWGEEWRLVNRPLADGEVPLEESELLVLCRRAVEQRVESGLPLSVPDVIAEPLEEAVARIRETLAEMDLTRDIDTVVPDLFPPCMRALLDQIQQGEHLEHHSRFAITSFLTSIGMSTDEIVELYQVNPGFGEEMTRYQTEHIRGETSPTEYSTPSCATMQSYGDCVNMDDRCERISHPMAYYEDALEDADEDEVTDWRERQES is encoded by the coding sequence ATGAAGCCGCTGCACGCGCGGTATCCGTTCATGCGGGCGGCCAGGGAGGCGGTCGAGGCCGCCGAGATCGACCTGGCGACGGTGGTCCAGCGGGGCGGTCCGGCCGTCGAGCGCGGCCTCGACCGCGTCGAGTCGGCCCTCGAGGACGGTACCGTCGGCGAGCCTCACCGGGAGTCGCGCGTGGAGTTGCTGTCGTACCCGATCGCTCGGGTACTGGTCTCGATCGTCGACGAGGCGGTGCTGACCCGGTCGTACGCTCGCGCGGAGGCCTCGAGCGCCCACGATCGGTTCACCGCGGAGCTGGCCTCGACGACGCAACTGCGAAGCACCAGCGCCGATTCGCTGACGCTGCGCGAGTTGCTCGCGGAGTTCGAACTGCTCGAACACGTCCGGCCCGAGAGCGGCCAGCTTTCGGAGGCCGACCGCTACCGGATCGACGTCGGGCCGTATCTGGATCTCGCGGCCGGACAGTGGGGCGAGGAGTGGCGGCTGGTCAACCGGCCGCTGGCCGACGGCGAGGTCCCGCTGGAGGAGTCGGAACTGCTGGTTCTCTGTCGGCGGGCCGTCGAGCAGCGCGTCGAGTCGGGCCTGCCGCTGTCAGTCCCCGACGTCATCGCCGAACCGCTCGAGGAGGCGGTCGCCCGGATCCGGGAGACGCTGGCCGAGATGGATCTGACCCGCGACATCGATACGGTCGTCCCCGACCTGTTCCCGCCGTGCATGCGCGCGCTGCTGGATCAGATCCAGCAGGGCGAACACCTCGAACATCACTCGCGGTTCGCGATCACCTCGTTTCTGACCTCGATCGGGATGAGCACCGACGAGATCGTCGAACTCTATCAGGTCAATCCCGGGTTCGGCGAGGAGATGACGCGCTACCAGACCGAGCACATCCGGGGCGAGACTAGCCCGACGGAGTACTCGACGCCGTCGTGTGCGACGATGCAGTCCTACGGCGACTGTGTCAACATGGACGACCGGTGTGAGCGGATCTCACACCCGATGGCCTACTACGAGGACGCGCTGGAGGACGCCGACGAGGACGAAGTGACCGACTGGCGCGAGCGTCAGGAGTCCTGA
- a CDS encoding HAD family hydrolase has protein sequence MTTAIFFDCDGTLVRFERSYADLLRDVFEAELGNAPDRYLGAYDEGFSAAFESLAPDPVRRGMEAVLEEAARDGDPDAMVASLQAAEHEHTTVPEGTRESLDALRESNRLGVLTNGVGDWQREKLAAHDLLPYFETVVSSYDVGAHKPAPEPFEEARRRIDAEQYVMVGDSDSDIEGARNAGFVPVRVEEQADAPEFWTTLRALV, from the coding sequence ATGACGACCGCGATTTTCTTCGACTGTGACGGCACGCTCGTGCGCTTCGAGCGCTCGTACGCCGACCTGCTGCGTGACGTCTTCGAGGCCGAACTCGGCAACGCGCCCGACCGGTATCTCGGCGCCTACGACGAGGGATTTTCGGCGGCGTTCGAGTCGCTGGCGCCCGATCCCGTCCGCCGCGGAATGGAAGCCGTCCTCGAGGAAGCGGCTCGGGACGGCGATCCGGACGCGATGGTCGCGTCGCTGCAGGCGGCCGAACACGAGCACACGACGGTCCCGGAGGGGACCCGCGAGAGTCTCGACGCCCTGCGCGAGTCGAACCGACTGGGCGTGCTCACCAACGGCGTCGGCGACTGGCAGCGCGAGAAACTCGCGGCCCACGACCTGCTCCCGTATTTCGAGACTGTCGTCTCCTCGTACGACGTCGGGGCGCACAAGCCCGCCCCCGAACCGTTCGAGGAGGCCCGACGGCGGATCGACGCCGAGCAGTACGTGATGGTCGGCGACAGCGATTCGGACATCGAGGGCGCGCGCAACGCCGGGTTCGTGCCCGTCCGCGTCGAAGAGCAAGCGGATGCACCCGAGTTCTGGACGACGTTGCGGGCGCTGGTCTAG
- the brz gene encoding transcriptional regulator Brz, translating to MGIRQLRCPECGADASMGLPRDSTVNGISTTEPSEPETDNRKVRTVACPNDHEFYVTFTF from the coding sequence ATGGGGATCCGGCAACTGCGCTGTCCCGAATGCGGTGCCGACGCGAGCATGGGCCTGCCCCGAGACTCGACCGTCAACGGGATCTCGACGACCGAGCCGTCGGAGCCCGAAACCGACAACCGCAAGGTCCGGACCGTCGCCTGCCCCAACGATCACGAGTTCTACGTCACATTCACGTTTTGA
- a CDS encoding DUF7563 family protein → MPECQNCGAFVTEAYARVFTPRGVDNPRVCPQCEDKLRDGAEIREARSPRHS, encoded by the coding sequence ATGCCGGAATGCCAGAACTGTGGTGCGTTCGTGACCGAAGCGTACGCTCGAGTGTTCACGCCGCGCGGAGTGGACAATCCGCGCGTCTGTCCGCAGTGTGAGGACAAGTTGCGCGACGGGGCCGAGATACGGGAGGCGCGATCGCCACGCCACTCCTGA
- a CDS encoding RNA-binding domain-containing protein encodes MSDVYSVDVQITAPVYETEVPDRVADAITNLFPGADLDHRHGEIVAETHDMSHFSELLHRREILDTARGAFFENRRGDAFSFDLKKQAAFQGVVNFAVGDPDELGEIHVRVRVTEPDVETFIDHIAPPTEEGRPVETDDR; translated from the coding sequence ATGAGCGACGTCTACAGCGTGGACGTCCAGATCACCGCGCCGGTCTACGAGACGGAAGTCCCGGATCGGGTGGCCGACGCGATCACGAACCTCTTCCCGGGGGCGGACCTCGATCACCGGCACGGCGAGATCGTCGCCGAGACCCACGACATGAGCCACTTCTCGGAACTGCTGCACCGCCGGGAGATCCTCGACACCGCACGGGGTGCGTTCTTCGAGAACCGCCGGGGAGACGCGTTCAGTTTCGACCTGAAGAAGCAGGCGGCCTTCCAGGGCGTGGTCAACTTCGCCGTCGGTGACCCCGACGAACTCGGTGAGATCCACGTCCGGGTGCGCGTGACCGAACCGGACGTCGAGACGTTTATCGACCACATCGCGCCGCCGACCGAGGAGGGGCGACCGGTCGAGACCGACGACCGATGA
- a CDS encoding polyprenyl synthetase family protein has product MEYLERRRSLVAEQLEAVVERVEPDALGAQLEHVVLAGGKRVRPIVTVLVCEALGGDTEDALEFAVGIELVHNASLVIDDIIDESDLRRGSESAWAAFGHGSAIIASDGLLGEAFDLFSSDERAMRVVSEAMVELGEGEASELVAQPTSEEEYMRLARRKTGALFRAAAELGAIAADADPYAVEAAGDYAERVGVAFQMRDDVLDATADAERLGKPAGQDAAMERPSLVEVTQLTPEEANERARAQSDAALEALSSIEVEDEQALAYLEDLAKFVVVRER; this is encoded by the coding sequence ATGGAGTATCTGGAGCGTCGCCGGTCGCTCGTCGCCGAGCAACTGGAGGCGGTCGTCGAGCGAGTCGAACCGGACGCGCTGGGAGCGCAACTCGAGCACGTCGTGCTCGCCGGCGGCAAGCGCGTGCGACCGATCGTGACGGTGCTGGTCTGTGAGGCGCTGGGCGGCGACACCGAGGACGCCCTGGAGTTTGCGGTCGGGATCGAACTCGTCCACAACGCCTCGCTGGTGATCGACGACATCATCGACGAGTCGGACCTGCGTCGCGGCTCGGAGAGCGCCTGGGCGGCGTTCGGCCACGGGTCGGCGATCATCGCCAGCGACGGGCTGCTCGGGGAGGCGTTCGATCTCTTCTCCAGCGACGAGCGAGCGATGCGGGTCGTCTCCGAGGCGATGGTCGAACTCGGCGAGGGTGAGGCCTCGGAGCTGGTCGCCCAGCCGACCTCCGAGGAGGAGTACATGCGACTGGCGCGTCGCAAGACCGGCGCGCTGTTCCGGGCGGCCGCCGAACTGGGTGCGATCGCGGCCGACGCCGATCCGTACGCCGTCGAGGCCGCCGGTGACTACGCCGAGCGCGTGGGTGTGGCTTTCCAGATGCGCGACGACGTGCTGGACGCGACCGCCGACGCCGAGAGGCTTGGCAAGCCCGCCGGGCAGGACGCCGCCATGGAGCGGCCGTCGCTGGTCGAGGTGACCCAGCTCACTCCCGAGGAGGCAAACGAGCGCGCCCGCGCCCAGTCCGACGCCGCGCTGGAGGCCCTCTCGTCGATCGAGGTCGAAGACGAGCAGGCGCTGGCGTATCTGGAGGATCTGGCGAAGTTCGTCGTCGTCCGTGAACGGTAG
- a CDS encoding AAA family ATPase: MRVIGTVGLPGSGKSEAAEVARGLDIPVVTMGDVIRAACRDRGLDPATQHGEVATALREENGPAAIAERSLPLVREALEDSDTVLIDGIRSDVEVETFCEAFGEDFELLSIEAPRELRADRLDLRGRDAGVEEGGESLEARDERELGFGMGEAMEMADATVENADSLAAFHDRIETLLTDGLEATEGER, translated from the coding sequence ATGAGAGTCATCGGAACTGTCGGACTGCCGGGCAGCGGCAAGAGCGAGGCCGCCGAGGTCGCCCGGGGTCTCGACATCCCAGTGGTCACGATGGGGGACGTCATCCGGGCGGCGTGTCGCGATCGGGGGCTGGACCCCGCGACACAGCACGGCGAGGTCGCCACGGCCCTGCGCGAGGAGAACGGTCCCGCTGCGATCGCCGAACGGTCGCTGCCGCTCGTCCGCGAGGCACTCGAAGACAGCGACACCGTCCTCATCGACGGCATCCGGTCGGACGTCGAGGTCGAAACCTTCTGCGAGGCCTTCGGGGAGGACTTCGAGTTGCTCAGCATCGAGGCGCCCAGAGAGTTGCGGGCCGACCGCCTCGACCTGCGCGGCAGGGACGCCGGCGTCGAGGAGGGCGGCGAGAGCCTCGAGGCGCGCGACGAGCGCGAGCTCGGGTTCGGCATGGGCGAGGCGATGGAGATGGCCGACGCAACCGTCGAGAACGCCGACTCGCTGGCGGCGTTTCACGACCGGATCGAGACGCTGCTGACCGACGGACTCGAAGCCACGGAGGGCGAGCGATGA
- a CDS encoding UvrD-helicase domain-containing protein has product MTDVNPQVVRLFGGPGSGKTTALLDRVEELLEDGDVDVRDVLVVSYTRAAAAEIRDRLAERLDVSPRALKGNVSTMHAKAYELLNLSRGDVVGEDDKQEFCESYGLEFEDEYEGSRRRSARSTTIGNKIIATSQWLQRTRREVADWYDVPFKWDEETVRLPPEIDDNAQTGNKYTPTWPSDDDRIDVPEAIRAWRSYKGEQGLVGFADMLERVKQRSLLPNVDYLIIDEFQDITTLQYDVYEEWKPHMQKILIAGDDDQVVYAWQGADPDLLLDEDVTDDEILPNSYRLPSRILNVVDREVSHIDKRQEKDLNPRKEGGTVEAVSGPSMLDLARNVKATIEEDEDGTAMVLFRARYQMFQFIDEFIDEGIPFKCLTDQRMWTDRLTQYVRGIEALSADEQLTALQARRLADMLADSAFGTGERDDLFDAIDEITDDKETDDLQEIYVEPDLINEYVPFAPDPVAAADMLRKVTSFQERSVDAYFGGDYEGMDPDRLRLGTIHSAKGREADHVFVATDLTEKVVEQMAATVEQEDIDVPGVEEFTKHTSPVPTLTDNERRVFYVGMSRARERLVILENLVDGAPTLPVDVLLNNEPTDADLEALLAEAQEIAPAQ; this is encoded by the coding sequence ATGACTGACGTGAATCCCCAGGTCGTTCGCCTGTTCGGCGGACCGGGGAGCGGGAAGACCACGGCACTGCTCGACCGCGTCGAGGAGTTGCTTGAGGACGGCGACGTGGACGTTCGAGACGTGCTGGTGGTCTCCTATACCCGTGCGGCCGCAGCGGAGATCCGGGACCGACTCGCGGAACGCCTCGACGTCTCGCCGCGCGCCCTGAAGGGCAACGTGAGCACGATGCACGCGAAAGCCTACGAGTTGCTCAACCTCTCGCGAGGGGACGTCGTCGGCGAAGACGACAAACAGGAGTTCTGTGAGAGCTACGGGCTGGAGTTCGAAGACGAGTACGAGGGGTCGCGCCGCCGGTCGGCCCGGTCGACGACGATCGGCAACAAGATCATCGCGACCAGCCAGTGGCTCCAGCGGACCCGCCGGGAGGTCGCCGACTGGTACGACGTCCCCTTCAAGTGGGACGAGGAGACCGTCCGTCTCCCGCCGGAGATCGACGACAACGCCCAGACGGGTAACAAGTACACGCCGACCTGGCCCAGCGACGACGACCGGATCGACGTGCCCGAGGCGATCCGCGCCTGGCGGTCCTACAAGGGCGAACAGGGACTCGTCGGGTTCGCGGACATGCTCGAGCGGGTCAAACAGCGGTCGCTGTTGCCGAACGTCGACTATCTGATCATCGACGAGTTCCAAGACATCACGACCCTGCAGTACGACGTCTACGAGGAGTGGAAACCGCACATGCAGAAGATCCTGATCGCTGGCGACGACGACCAGGTCGTCTACGCCTGGCAGGGGGCCGATCCGGACCTGCTGCTCGACGAGGACGTCACCGACGACGAGATCCTGCCCAATTCCTATCGACTGCCGTCGCGGATCCTCAACGTCGTCGACCGCGAGGTCAGCCACATCGACAAGCGCCAGGAGAAAGACCTCAACCCGCGCAAGGAAGGCGGGACCGTCGAGGCCGTCTCCGGGCCCTCGATGCTCGATCTGGCGCGCAACGTCAAGGCGACGATCGAGGAGGACGAAGACGGGACGGCGATGGTACTGTTCCGGGCGCGCTACCAGATGTTCCAGTTCATCGACGAGTTCATCGACGAGGGGATCCCCTTCAAGTGCCTGACCGACCAGCGGATGTGGACCGATCGGCTCACACAGTACGTCCGGGGAATCGAAGCGCTGTCGGCCGACGAGCAGTTGACGGCGTTGCAGGCCCGGCGGCTGGCGGACATGCTGGCCGACTCGGCGTTCGGGACCGGCGAGCGCGACGACCTGTTCGACGCGATCGACGAGATCACCGACGACAAGGAGACCGACGACCTGCAGGAGATCTACGTCGAGCCGGACCTGATCAACGAGTACGTCCCGTTCGCGCCCGATCCGGTCGCAGCGGCCGACATGCTTCGGAAAGTGACGAGTTTCCAGGAGCGCAGCGTCGACGCGTACTTCGGCGGCGACTACGAGGGGATGGACCCCGACCGGTTGCGACTCGGCACGATCCACTCCGCGAAGGGCCGGGAGGCCGATCACGTCTTCGTCGCGACCGACCTCACCGAGAAGGTCGTCGAGCAGATGGCCGCGACCGTCGAACAGGAAGACATCGACGTCCCGGGCGTCGAGGAGTTCACCAAGCACACCTCGCCCGTCCCGACGCTGACGGACAACGAGCGGCGCGTCTTCTACGTCGGGATGTCACGGGCCCGCGAGCGGCTGGTCATCCTCGAGAACCTCGTCGACGGCGCGCCGACGCTGCCGGTCGACGTGCTGCTCAACAACGAGCCGACCGACGCCGATCTCGAAGCACTGCTCGCCGAGGCACAGGAAATCGCCCCGGCGCAGTGA
- a CDS encoding DUF7548 family protein — MADSRRTPATAGILACLLVIAALAVPYAITDARTVGLYYESGAVNPLIAGLLAVVSLIVFAAGSRNRTDPALAAGVTLTFGVFITLVTAAWALTYGYGIVGSSLAQHRWGLLAAATTVPLAGGWYAYVLGLFGGEDAKGP, encoded by the coding sequence ATGGCTGACTCGCGCCGGACGCCCGCGACCGCCGGTATCCTGGCCTGTCTGCTGGTGATCGCGGCGCTCGCGGTACCGTACGCGATAACCGACGCGCGAACGGTCGGGCTGTACTACGAGTCGGGGGCGGTCAATCCGCTGATCGCTGGCCTGCTGGCCGTCGTCTCGCTGATCGTCTTCGCTGCCGGCTCCCGGAACCGGACCGACCCCGCGCTGGCGGCGGGCGTGACCCTGACCTTCGGCGTCTTCATCACCCTCGTGACCGCCGCGTGGGCGCTCACCTACGGGTACGGGATCGTCGGATCGTCGCTCGCCCAGCATCGCTGGGGTCTGCTCGCTGCGGCGACGACCGTCCCGCTGGCGGGAGGCTGGTACGCGTACGTGCTGGGGCTTTTCGGGGGCGAGGATGCGAAAGGCCCTTAA
- a CDS encoding 2,3,4,5-tetrahydropyridine-2,6-dicarboxylate N-succinyltransferase, whose amino-acid sequence MSLQSDVEALWQRYDDGLTAAEADSDDRATLERFLHALEAGDVRAAEPAGDDWTVNEWVKRGILLNFGLRETEPREYGDVTYHDVLPLRETDDLGERGTRNTPDGTVIRRGAYVGSDAIMMSPSFVNVGAHVGDGTLIDSSDTVGSCAQIGSNVKLGANTLIGGVLEPVEDSPVIVEDGVSLGAGCRVTSGFRVGENSIVGENTLLTPRIPVYDLVEEEVVYGELPANRRAFTRFVESSVSEHDLFDGGAYKPAVVATHVEEETLEAAEKEAILRDN is encoded by the coding sequence ATGAGCCTACAGAGCGACGTCGAAGCCCTCTGGCAGCGATACGACGACGGCCTGACCGCCGCCGAGGCCGACAGCGACGACCGCGCGACCCTCGAACGGTTCCTGCATGCCCTGGAAGCCGGCGACGTCCGGGCGGCCGAACCCGCCGGGGACGACTGGACGGTCAACGAGTGGGTCAAGCGGGGGATCCTCCTCAATTTCGGTCTACGCGAAACCGAACCTCGTGAGTACGGCGACGTCACCTATCACGACGTCCTCCCGCTTCGCGAGACCGACGACCTGGGCGAGCGCGGCACGCGCAACACGCCCGACGGGACGGTGATCCGCCGCGGTGCCTACGTCGGCAGCGACGCGATCATGATGAGCCCCTCGTTCGTCAACGTCGGTGCGCACGTCGGCGACGGGACGCTGATCGACTCCAGCGATACCGTCGGCTCGTGTGCCCAGATCGGATCGAACGTCAAACTCGGCGCGAACACGCTGATCGGCGGCGTCCTCGAACCGGTCGAGGACAGCCCCGTCATCGTCGAAGACGGCGTCTCGCTGGGTGCCGGCTGTCGGGTCACCAGCGGCTTCCGGGTCGGCGAGAACTCGATCGTCGGCGAGAACACCCTGCTGACCCCGCGGATTCCGGTCTACGACCTCGTCGAAGAGGAAGTCGTCTACGGCGAACTGCCGGCGAACAGGCGGGCGTTCACCCGGTTCGTCGAGTCGTCGGTGAGCGAGCACGACCTCTTCGACGGCGGCGCGTACAAGCCGGCCGTCGTTGCGACTCACGTCGAGGAAGAGACCCTCGAGGCCGCCGAGAAAGAGGCTATTCTCCGGGACAACTGA
- a CDS encoding LURP-one-related/scramblase family protein, whose protein sequence is MSQRGAYTIEGIDLTDDRYTVVQSLVRNKYRAEDADGDVVLRGKQKMFKMKEEFPFVDSDGNEVFTVKAGGIIDVAGDYILTDARTGEDIVILDNDYSIFQDTWKIRDARDERKLAEINSRGAAVTLARNVVPFGGWIPHKYEITDVDGDHVGNISGQFSLKDTYDITIDDASDVPKEPIVAAAMVIDAIQGN, encoded by the coding sequence ATGAGTCAGCGTGGGGCGTACACGATCGAGGGGATCGACCTGACGGACGACCGCTACACCGTCGTGCAGTCGCTGGTGCGCAACAAGTACCGCGCCGAGGACGCCGACGGGGACGTCGTGTTGCGGGGCAAACAGAAGATGTTCAAGATGAAAGAGGAGTTCCCCTTTGTCGACAGCGACGGCAACGAGGTCTTCACCGTCAAGGCGGGCGGTATCATCGATGTCGCGGGCGACTATATTCTGACGGACGCCCGGACCGGCGAGGACATCGTGATCCTCGACAACGACTACTCGATCTTTCAGGACACCTGGAAGATCCGCGACGCCCGCGACGAGCGAAAGCTCGCCGAGATCAACTCCAGGGGCGCAGCGGTAACGCTCGCGCGGAACGTGGTCCCGTTCGGCGGCTGGATCCCACACAAATACGAGATCACGGACGTCGACGGCGACCACGTCGGAAACATCTCCGGACAGTTCTCGCTGAAAGACACCTACGACATCACGATCGACGACGCCAGCGACGTGCCCAAAGAGCCGATCGTCGCCGCCGCGATGGTCATCGACGCGATCCAGGGCAACTGA
- a CDS encoding DUF7472 family protein translates to MERSDAVEIGVAIGSVAIFVVALAAVGTLYGTSQGTFDGTLAGDATLDDGLQGTVEGDLQGTVADQSGGQFNGTFEGSFDGTDGDEPINGTLDGSINGTLDGSDNATFEGTITGMLNGTTVTGTVDGTADGSIRATDHISADGAMPLVGALALFILVMTAVGLFLARQDS, encoded by the coding sequence ATGGAGCGTTCAGACGCTGTCGAGATCGGTGTTGCTATCGGATCCGTCGCGATATTCGTCGTCGCGCTCGCTGCCGTGGGAACGCTCTACGGAACCAGCCAGGGCACGTTCGACGGGACGCTCGCCGGCGACGCGACCCTCGACGACGGTCTGCAGGGCACTGTTGAGGGCGATCTACAGGGCACCGTCGCCGATCAGTCGGGCGGTCAGTTCAACGGCACGTTCGAGGGATCGTTCGACGGTACTGACGGCGACGAACCGATCAACGGGACGCTCGACGGATCGATCAACGGGACGCTCGACGGATCGGACAACGCCACCTTCGAGGGGACGATCACCGGCATGCTCAACGGGACGACCGTCACCGGGACGGTCGACGGGACGGCCGACGGATCGATCCGGGCGACGGACCACATCTCCGCGGACGGTGCGATGCCGCTCGTCGGGGCGCTCGCGCTGTTCATCCTCGTGATGACGGCCGTCGGCCTCTTCCTCGCGCGTCAGGACTCCTGA
- a CDS encoding SWIM zinc finger family protein, with protein sequence MTEHLPDRSTRKTALAPDTRTMDDRAARAWTERMAVRPLGGGRYAVDSHSGATYVVDLPAGRCSCPDHLIRGERCKHIRRVAIEVTSHRVPPPGKRRARCAQCGVETFVEEGAAEPWLCSNCHFEPGDVVLDREMGDRLVVAGVTTRRTDEYVIDAVDSTVADYETNAGYPEDDLVVEVRYLADVVRRERPRTYAFPHSRLAATDNQLLDA encoded by the coding sequence ATGACCGAACACCTCCCGGATCGTTCCACCCGAAAGACCGCGCTCGCACCCGACACCCGGACGATGGACGACCGGGCGGCCCGCGCCTGGACCGAGCGCATGGCCGTCCGGCCGCTCGGCGGGGGTCGCTACGCCGTCGACAGCCACAGCGGCGCGACCTACGTCGTCGACCTTCCTGCAGGCCGGTGTAGCTGTCCCGACCACCTGATCCGCGGCGAGCGCTGCAAGCACATCCGCCGGGTCGCCATCGAAGTGACCAGCCACCGCGTCCCGCCGCCCGGCAAGCGACGCGCCCGCTGTGCCCAGTGTGGCGTCGAGACGTTCGTCGAGGAAGGCGCCGCGGAGCCGTGGCTCTGTTCGAACTGCCACTTCGAGCCCGGCGACGTGGTCCTCGACCGCGAGATGGGCGACCGACTGGTCGTCGCCGGCGTCACGACGCGGCGAACCGACGAGTACGTGATCGACGCCGTCGACAGCACCGTCGCCGACTACGAGACGAACGCCGGCTATCCCGAGGACGATCTGGTGGTCGAGGTGCGGTATCTCGCTGACGTGGTGCGCCGCGAGCGGCCCCGGACCTACGCGTTCCCCCACTCCCGGCTGGCGGCGACCGACAACCAACTGCTAGACGCGTGA
- a CDS encoding DUF5798 family protein yields the protein MGFGDTAKKLQKVSSIAEDSYKRMNELREQLAQLRKEVESTSEQVDQMEYDLAEQRALLEALVEQQGLDVETIVAEANIEDLDAGDGGENTAEVEDEQSTEEPSDGDARA from the coding sequence ATGGGATTCGGCGACACCGCCAAGAAACTGCAGAAGGTCTCCTCGATCGCCGAGGACAGCTACAAGCGGATGAACGAACTCCGCGAGCAACTCGCACAGCTGCGAAAGGAGGTCGAATCGACCAGCGAGCAGGTCGATCAGATGGAGTACGACCTGGCCGAACAGCGCGCGCTCCTCGAGGCGCTGGTCGAACAGCAGGGTCTCGACGTCGAGACGATCGTCGCCGAGGCCAACATCGAGGACCTCGATGCCGGAGACGGTGGCGAGAACACCGCTGAAGTCGAGGACGAGCAGTCGACGGAGGAGCCGTCGGACGGCGACGCACGCGCGTGA